One window of the Chitinophagales bacterium genome contains the following:
- a CDS encoding TonB-dependent receptor, which translates to MIVNNALAKSLFRLVFHGMFLGILFMTSYPVCAQTIRVLSATDKTPVPFAHILIKPLDADKENRNLVLYTDSAGIAVIPDHYWPSMGVISVSCIGYIGVKDTIPFSEDHTYYLRMQKQFLNEVIITAQYQPQRAEQSTPKVHVIDKTRITQMAAVTLLDVLNYELNMRLSHDPVLGTRLDLQGISGDNVKILIDGVPVVGRQNGFTDLSQINLHNVERIEIIEGPLSVNYGTNALAGTVNLITQKTVSGRLETEVSGYYETSGRYNADAHIGFNKGNHSLALSGGRNFFDGWSPGDRISLDMKPQPADSSRYKTWKPKEQYFAELHYTYSRKRYNFHYRGAYFQELIHDRGKPRGPYGENAIDGKYTTRRTDHTLSFQSDLKKDRVVQVLFAYNHYYHLKNLYYKDLTTLQEVLSPNPGDQDTTRIDLINSRGTFGKSKNLDKLNYETGYDFNIETGWGQRLEDGKKQIGDYAFFVSAEFSPANQVTIRPGLRYGYNTAFVYRPIPSLHLKWNIPIRHEGQSLIIRTSYAYGYKAPTLKELYLNFIDANHHITGNPDLREQYSHNFTFSTTYTGIFSALMMRMEGGLTFNDVRDQIALVPRTLTEYTYENIEQYKTLVLSYHTEWRIHALSLSAGASYLGTYNEESRTHDVPTFSFSPEINASLSYTFEKIGLTTSVFYKYTGKALGYALNDTGADRILYQTFTDAYHKADFTCAKLFWEKRIRLTAGVKNIFDVKNVRSTQTDLTVHSSAATSLPAGTGRTYFLGLDFKLSVK; encoded by the coding sequence ATGATTGTGAATAACGCTTTGGCTAAATCTCTGTTCAGGCTGGTTTTTCATGGGATGTTTTTGGGGATTTTGTTCATGACAAGCTATCCGGTTTGTGCCCAAACCATACGCGTTCTGTCGGCAACGGATAAAACACCCGTGCCGTTTGCCCATATTCTGATAAAGCCCCTGGATGCCGATAAAGAAAACCGAAATCTGGTGCTTTACACAGATTCAGCCGGCATAGCTGTCATCCCGGACCATTATTGGCCTTCGATGGGAGTGATTTCTGTTTCGTGCATAGGATATATCGGAGTTAAAGACACCATTCCTTTCAGCGAAGACCATACCTACTACCTGCGGATGCAGAAGCAATTTCTCAATGAAGTCATCATTACTGCACAGTATCAGCCACAACGGGCCGAACAGAGCACTCCTAAGGTACATGTCATTGATAAAACACGGATTACACAAATGGCAGCAGTCACGCTCCTGGATGTACTGAATTACGAGCTGAACATGCGACTAAGCCACGATCCGGTGCTGGGTACACGGCTTGACCTGCAGGGGATAAGTGGTGATAATGTGAAAATACTTATTGACGGTGTTCCGGTAGTAGGACGGCAAAACGGATTTACTGACCTGAGCCAGATCAATCTGCACAACGTGGAGCGCATTGAAATTATTGAGGGCCCCCTATCGGTCAATTATGGCACCAACGCCCTGGCTGGCACAGTAAACCTGATCACCCAAAAGACAGTAAGCGGGCGCCTGGAAACAGAAGTGAGCGGATATTACGAAACATCCGGCAGATATAATGCCGATGCACATATCGGTTTTAACAAAGGAAACCACTCCCTGGCACTCTCCGGAGGCAGAAACTTCTTTGACGGTTGGTCACCAGGAGATAGGATTAGCCTTGACATGAAACCGCAGCCGGCCGACAGCAGCCGATATAAGACATGGAAACCGAAAGAGCAGTATTTTGCTGAGCTGCATTATACTTATTCCCGCAAAAGATACAACTTCCATTACCGCGGAGCTTACTTTCAGGAGCTGATACACGACCGTGGTAAACCGCGCGGACCTTATGGCGAAAATGCCATAGACGGAAAATATACCACCCGAAGAACCGACCATACCCTGTCTTTTCAAAGCGATTTGAAGAAAGATAGAGTAGTACAAGTGCTCTTCGCCTATAATCATTACTACCACCTTAAAAATCTTTATTACAAAGACCTCACCACGCTGCAGGAAGTGCTTTCCCCAAATCCGGGTGACCAGGACACTACCCGTATTGATCTTATCAATAGCCGGGGCACATTCGGAAAAAGTAAAAACCTGGATAAGCTGAACTACGAAACAGGGTATGATTTTAATATTGAAACCGGCTGGGGGCAGCGTCTGGAAGATGGCAAAAAGCAAATAGGCGACTATGCTTTTTTTGTCTCAGCTGAATTCAGTCCAGCAAATCAAGTGACCATCCGTCCCGGATTACGCTATGGCTACAACACCGCCTTTGTCTATAGGCCTATCCCCTCTCTGCATCTTAAATGGAATATTCCTATCAGGCATGAAGGCCAAAGCCTCATCATCAGAACGTCTTATGCCTATGGCTATAAAGCTCCCACTCTGAAAGAGCTGTACCTGAATTTTATTGATGCCAATCATCATATCACCGGCAACCCTGACTTACGCGAACAATATTCCCATAATTTTACTTTCTCAACTACTTACACGGGCATCTTCTCCGCTCTGATGATGCGGATGGAAGGCGGCTTAACCTTCAATGATGTAAGAGACCAGATTGCTCTGGTTCCCCGCACCCTGACCGAATACACTTACGAAAACATTGAGCAATACAAAACCTTGGTTCTGAGCTATCATACCGAATGGCGTATCCACGCGCTCAGCCTTTCTGCCGGTGCATCCTACCTGGGTACTTATAATGAAGAATCCCGGACACACGATGTGCCGACCTTCAGCTTTTCGCCTGAAATCAACGCGTCTCTTAGCTATACCTTTGAAAAGATTGGGTTAACTACCTCAGTATTTTATAAATACACTGGCAAAGCACTGGGCTATGCACTCAATGACACAGGGGCTGACCGCATATTGTACCAGACCTTCACCGATGCCTATCACAAAGCTGACTTCACATGCGCTAAGCTGTTCTGGGAAAAACGCATCCGCCTGACTGCCGGAGTAAAAAATATATTTGACGTCAAAAATGTGCGCTCCACACAAACGGATTTAACGGTGCATAGCTCTGCTGCCACATCGTTGCCGGCCGGCACGGGAAGAACTTACTTCCTGGGATTGGACTTTAAATTATCTGTAAAATGA